GGTTCATCCTGGTGTGGCCGAGGAACTCCTTGACCACCGTGACCGTGCGTCGGCCGGGATTGTCGGTCCGGGTGCCGGCGGGTACCGGCTGGCCGAGCCGCACGGAACGGTAGATCTGCAGGATGGCACGGCCGAACAGCGCGACGCCGACCGCGATTAGGACCAGCGACACGATGATCGCGGCGAGTTGCATTGGGGGCTCCTCGAACCTGCGCGAGCGGAAGAACGGAGAAAGCTGAGCGGACTCAGCGGAACTACTAAGCAGTAACTTTTTTGGTCTGCGGCTGAGGTTACCCATTCTCCCCGGCCCCATGAAGCCGCCCGGCCGGTGATCTGTGTCGCGCAGGCAACCCTGCGCGGGGCGGGCACGTCTTCGTTGCGGCTGGGTGACGATAAGGGCGACATAAAAGTTGAGTGGACACGACTCAGGTCTGTTGACAGGATTTCCCGGGTGCTGCACTCTTGAGCCTGTTCCACTCAAGTCAGCTGGAGGAATTGAAATGGCACGTGCGGTCGGCATCGACCTGGGCACGACGAACTCCGTCGTCAGTGTTCTCGAAGGCGGTGAGCCCACCGTCATCACCAACGCCGAGGGCGCCAGGACCACGCCGTCCGTTGTCGCCTTCGCCAAGAACGGCGAGGTGCTGGTCGGCGAGGTCGCGAAGCGCCAGGCGGTCACCAACGTCGACAGGACCATCCGGTCGGTCAAGCGCCACATGGGCACCGACTGGAAGATCGACATCGACGGCAAGGGCTTCAACCCGCAGCAGATGAGCGCCTTCATCCTGCAGAAGCTCAAGCGGGACGCCGAGGCGTACCTGGGCGAGAAGGTCGTCGACGCGGTCATCACCGTTCCGGCCTACTTCAACGACTCCGAGCGCCAGGCCACCAAGGAGGCCGGTGAGATCGCGGGCCTCAACGTCCTGCGCATCGTCAACGAGCCCACCGCGGCCGCCCTGGCCTACGGCCTGGAGAAGGACGACCAGACCATTCTGGTCTTCGACCTCGGTGGCGGCACCTTCGACGTCTCGCTGCTGGAGATCGGCGACGGCGTCGTCGAGGTGAAGGCCACCAACGGTGACAACCACCTCGGTGGTGACGACTGGGACCAGCGCGTCGTCGACTACCTGGTCAAGCAGTTCCAGAACGGCCACGGCGTCGACCTGGCCAAGGACAAGATGGCGCTGCAGCGTCTGCGCGAGGCCGCCGAGAAGGCGAAGATCGAGCTGTCGTCCTCCACCGAGACGACGATCAACCTTCCCTACATCACCGCCTCCGCCGAGGGCCCGCTGCACCTGGACGAGAAGCTCACGCGCTCGCAGTTCCAGCAGCTCACCGCGGATCTCCTGGAGCGCTGCAAGACCCCGTTCCACAACGTCATCAAGGACGCCGGCATCCAGCTGTCCGAGATCGACCACGTGGTCCTGGTCGGCGGCTCGACCCGTATGCCGGCCGTCGCCGAGCTCGTCAAGGAGCTGACCGGCGGCAAGGACGCCAACAAGGGCGTCAACCCGGACGAGGTCGTCGCCATCGGCGCCACCCTGCAGGCCGGTGTCCTCAAGGGTGAGGTCAAGGACGTCCTCCTGCTGGACGTCACCCCGCTGTCCCTCGGCATCGAGACCAAGGGCGGCATCATGACCAAGCTCATCGAGCGCAACACCACGATCCCGACCAAGCGCTCCGAGATCTTCACGACGGCCGAGGACAACCAGCCGTCCGTGCAGATCCAGGTCTACCAGGGCGAGCGCGAGATCGCGGCGTACAACAAGAAGCTCGGGATGTTCGAGCTGACCGGTCTGCCGCCGGCGCCCCGCGGCGTCCCGCAGATCGAGGTCTCCTTCGACATCGACGCCAACGGCATCATGCACGTGACCGCGAAGGACCTGGGCACGGGCAAGGAGCAGAAGATGACCGTCACCGGCGGCTCCTCGCTGCCGAAGGACGAGGTCGACCGCATGCGTGAGGAGGCCGAGCGCTACGCGGACGAGGACCACAAGCGCCGCGAGGCCGCCGAGACCCGCAACCAGGGCGAGCAGCTGGTCTACCAGACCGAGAAGTTCCTCAAGGACAACGAGGAAAAGGTCCCCGGTGAGGTCAAGACCGAGGTCGAGACCGCCGTCGCCGAGCTGAAGGAGAAGCTCAAGGGCGAGGACACCGCGGAGATCCGCACCGCCACCGAGAAGGTCGCGGCCGTCTCGCAGAAGCTGGGCCAGGCCATGTACGCCGACGCCCAGGCCGCGGGCGGCGCCGAGGGCGCTGCCCCCGGTGACCAGGCCCAGTCGGAGGCCGCCGACGACGTCGTCGACGCCGAGATCGTCGACGACGAGAAGCCCAAGAAGGACGGTGCCGCGTGACGGAGGAGACCCCGGGCTTCGACGAGAAGCCTGACGTCCCCTCCGACGCCGCCCCTGAAGACGCGGCGCAGGCCGAGTCCGCCGACAAGGCGGGCTCGGCCCCGGCCGGGGACGTACAGGACGTAGCACTCCAGGCGCAGCTGGACCAGGCACGCTCGGCGCTCAACGAGCGCACCGGTGACCTCCAGCGGCTCCAGGCGGAGTACCAGAACTACCGCCGTCGGGTGGAGCGGGACCGGATCACGGTCAAGGAGATCGCCGCGGCGAACCTCCTGTCCGAGCTCCTTCCCGTGCTCGACGACGTGGGCCGGGCGCGGGAGCACGGCGAGTTGGTCGGCGGCTTCAAGTCGGTGGCCGAATCGCTGGAGACCGTGGTCGCCAAGCTCGGTCTGCAGCAGTTCGGCAAGGAGGGCGAGCCCTTCGACCCGACGATCCACGAAGCGCTGATGCACTCGTACGCGCCGGATGTCACCGAGACGACGTGCGTTGCGATCCTTCAGCCCGGGTATCGCATCGGTGAGCGAACGATCCGCCCCGCGCGGGTCGCCGTCGCCGAGCCGCAGCCGGGCGCGCAGGGCGCCAAGTCGGGATCCGAGGACGACGCCAAGGGCGCCACGGCTGCGGACGAGGAGAGCGGTGGCCCGGACGAGGGCTGACGTGCGGAAGAACAGGAAAACGGTGCGGAAGGAGGGACGTCGGGGATGAGCACCAAGGACTTCGTGGAGAAGGACTACTACAAGGTCCTCGGCGTCCCCAAGGACGCCACCGAAGCGGAGATCAAGAAGGCGTACCGCAAGCTGGCCCGGGAGAACCACCCGGACGCCAACAAGGGCGACACCAAGGCCGAGGAGCGCTTCAAGGAGATCTCCGAGGCCAACGACGTCCTGGGTGATGCCAAGCGCCGCAAGGAGTACGACGAGGCGCGGGCCCTGTTCGGCAACGGCGGCTTCCGTCCCGGCCCCGGCGGGGGCGGCGGCTCGTTCAACTTCGACCTGGGCGACCTCTTCGGGGGTGGCGCGGGCGGTTCGGGCGGCGCGGGCGGAGCCGGCGGCTTCGGCGGCGGTCTCGGGGACGTCTTCGGGGGCCTGTTCAACCGCGGTGGCGCCGGCACGCGTACCCAGCCGCGCCGCGGCCAGGACATCGAGTCCGAGGTGACGCTGAGCTTCACCGAGGCGGTCGACGGGGCCACGGTCCCGCTGCGGATGTCCAGCCAGGCGCCGTGCAAGTCGTGTTCCGGCACCGGCGACAAGAACGGTACGCCGCGGGTCTGCCCGACCTGCGTCGGCACCGGTCAGGTCAGCCGGGGCGCGGGCGGCGGGTTCTCGCTGACCGATCCCTGCGCGGACTGCAAGGGCCGGGGTCTGATCGCCCAGGACCCCTGCGACGTCTGCAAGGGCAGCGGGCGCGCGACCAGTGCGCGCACGATGCAGGTCCGCATCCCCGCGGGCGTCTCCGACGGGCAGCGCATCCGGCTGCGCGGCAAGGGCGCTCCGGGCGAGCAGGGCGGCCCGGCCGGTGATCTGTACGTCGTCGTGCACGTCGGCGCCCACCCGGTGTTCGGCCGGAAGGGCGACAACCTCACCGTCACCGTGCCGGTCACCTTCCCGGAGGCCGCGCTCGGCGGCGAGGTGAAGGTGCCCACGCTGGGCGGTCCGCCGGTGACCCTGAAGCTGCCGGCCGGTACCCCCAACGGGCGCACCATGCGGGCCCGGGGCAAGGGCGCGGCCCGCAAGGACGGCACCCGTGGTGATCTGCTGGTCACCATAGAGGTGGTCGTTCCCGACGAGCTCGGCGACGAGGCGAAGGAAGCGTTGGAGTCCTATCGCGACGCGACCGCGGGAGCGGACCCGCGGGCGGAGCTGTTCCAGGCCGCGAAGGGAGCATGAGATGGACAGCCGGGGCGGGCAGCGTCGTAACCCGTATGAACTGACCGATGAGTCGCCGGTGTACGTCATCTCCGTCGCGGCCCAGCTCTCCGGCCTGCATCCGCAGACCCTGCGGCAGTACGACCGGCTGGGCCTGGTCTCGCCGGACCGTACGCCGGGGCGGGGCCGCCGCTACTCCGCCCGGGACATCGAACTGCTGCGTACCGTGCAGCAGTTGTCCCAGGACGAGGGCATCAACCTCGCCGGCATCAAGCGCATCATCGAGCTGGAGAACCAGGTCGCGGCCCTGCAGCAGCGGGTCGCCGAACTCCAGGGCGCCCTGGAGGGCGCGGCCAGCGCGATGCGGCAGCGGGAGGCGGCGGTGCACGCTTCCTACCGGCGCGACCTGGTGCCGTATCAGGACGTCCAGCAGACCAGTGCGCTGGTGGTGTGGCGGCCCACGCGTTCCGAGTAGCGCGTGCCGCACGCCAGCTGCGCGAAGGACGAAGGGCCGGGGTGGCGCACCCCGGCCCTTCGTCCTGCGTACGGGCCTCAGCAGCCGTTGTAGCCGGCCGTGGGCATCGACAGCCGCCGGTGCACCTGGGACTTCATCGCGAGCGTGTAGACCGGCTCGTCGAGGTCGGCGGTCTCCAGCCGGACGCCGGCCGCCGCGCACCGCTCGGTGAACTCGTCGGCCCCGTCGATGGCGTTCTCCAGCGCCCGGCGGTTGGGCGTCACGAACACATCCACCAGGCCCTCTTCCACATCGCGCCACAGCGCGCTGTGGTCGGCGCGCAGCTGATGCAGGCTGAGCCGGCAGGTCAGGTGGTAGTCACGGGCCGCCGCCCACTGATTGCACATGTCGTGCTGGCTGCGGTCGTCGACCAGGAACGGATCCTCGTCCAGCTCGGACAGCGGCATCAGGCAGGCGATCGCCGTGACTCGGACCGAGTTCATCGTGCCCTCCGGGGCGTGGCGACTGTGGGGGCGACGATACCCCCGAGTGCGGCCCGCGGTGGAGGGGCTGTGCCGGGCGGCGAGGCGTATCCGCAGGCGTGGCAGATCTTCCAGCCGTCCTGGTTGACGGCGAGTTGGCCGCCGCAGCGCGGGCAGAGCTCGGCGTGCGGGCGCCGGCGGGTGCGGCGCGGACGGCGTGGCGCGGTCGTCGCGTTGCCCAATGCCGACCCCATGCGGCCTCCAGCTGCTGTCTTCTGCGCAGAACAGGCCGAAGTCGTCCGTCATCGCGCGGAGTTGTTCATGTCCTGTTCGTACCTGAGTACCAGGTGGAGGGGTTTTCCCGGAGGCGGACGATCCGATTTCGGACAGGTCTGGACCTCTTGGGGTCCAGGGATCCTAGGCCCGCCCCATCGCCTTGGTCACGGCGATCTCGATCATGACCCGATCGGGGTTGGGGGACGGCATCCGCCCGTACCGCTCGGCGTAGCGGTTCACCGCGTCGGCCACCGTCTCGGCGTCCGTACGCACCCGCGCGATGCCCTCCAGCGTCGCCCAGCGGCCCTTGTCGACCTGGCACACGGCCACGGTGGCGCCGTCCGCGCCGGCGGCGAGGATGTTCTTGACCTTGGTGCTGTCCTTGCGGGTGATGATCCGCGCGATCCGCTGCCCGGCGTCGTAGGTGACACCCACCGGCACGACGTGCGGCGTCCCGTCCCTGCGCAGCGTGGTGAGCGTCGGCATCAGGTACTCGCCCCAGAAAGCGAGGTACTCCGGGCTGAGGGCGCTGAGGTCGTGGGCCATGGCCGCCAGCGTAATCGGGGCCCCGGGGGCGGGGCCCGGCGGTCAGCGGAAGTCGCCGGTGTCGAGGTCGAAGGAGAAGGGCGCGGGGAGGGGGACGGGCTTGCCGAACGGCTGGGTGTGGGACCCGCTGTAGTCCCCGTTCTCCGGCTCGCTGAACAGGGTGAGGGCGGACTTGTCGCCGTCGACGAGGAGGTAGAGGGGGATGCCGGCACGGGCGTAGCCGTGCCGCTTGTCCTTGCGGTCCGTGCGGGGATTGGTCGACGTCACCTCGACGACCATGGCGACGCCGTCACCGGGCATCCAGGAGGGGGCGCCCCGGAAGAGGCGCAGGGCGCGGGGGGCGAGGGTGGCGTCGGGGATCACGTGGTTGGGGGGCTTGCCCTCCCCGGCGGGGAGGAGAAGTCCTTTGTGGCCCGAGATCTGCATGGCGGTTGCAGACTGGCTGAGCACCTGCTCGAAGACAAGGCTCAGGTAGTCCTCGTGGTCGCCGTCCGGCGGCGGTGTCACAGCGATCTCCCCCTCGATGAGCTCGGCCCGGAAGCCGTGCGGCGTTTCCAGGGCCAGGAAGCCCTCCAGGAGGGTGTCGTCCTGCGTGGACATGGGCTCGTGTGCCATAGCCGTCTTGCTGCACCTCCTCGTGGTCGGAGGCCAGTGTTGCCGGGTTTCGCCGCAGGCGAAGGCGAGTTCGGGGCCGTTCACCCGCAAGAGCCGCCTTGAGTGGACTAGACTCAACTTATCGCACGACGGCATGAGCAGGATTGGCTCGGGGCACCTGTGCGGTACGGGCTACGAGCACGAGTACGAGGAGGATCGCGAGGACCGTGGACGCCGAGCTGACGAACAAGAGCCGGGAGGCGCTGAGCGCCGCCAATGAGCGGGCGGTCACCGCCGGGCACGCGGACATGACGTCCGCCCACCTGCTGCTCGCGCTGCTGGCCGGGCAGGACAACGAGAACATCATGGACCTGCTGGCCGCGGTCGAGGCGGACGCCGCCGCGCTGCGCAGCGGCGCCGAGCGCCAGCTCGCCGCGCTGCCCAGCGTGCAGGGTTCGACCGTCGCCCCGCCGCAGCCCGACCGCGAGCTGCTGTCCGCCATCGCGGACGCCACGCAGCGTGCCAAGGAGCTGGACGACGCCTACGTCTCCACCGAGCACCTGCTGATCGGGATCGCCGCCAAGGGCGGCCGCACCGGTGAGCTGCTGGACCGGCAGGGCGCCTCCGCGAAGAAGCTGCTGGCGGCCTTCGAGGCGAGCCGCGGCGGACAGCGGGTGACCAACCCCGACCCGGAGGGCACGTACAAGGCGCTGGAGAAGTTCGGTACGGACTTCACCGCGGCGGCCCGGGAGGGCAAGCTCGACCCGGTGATCGGCCGGGACCACGAGATCCGCCGTGTGGTGCAGGTGCTGTCGCGCCGTACGAAGAACAACCCGGTGCTGATCGGCGAGCCGGGCGTGGGCAAGACCGCCGTCGTCGAGGGGCTGGCGCAGCGGATCGTCAAGGGCGACGTGCCCGAGTCGCTGCGCGACAAGCGGCTGGTCGCGCTGGACCTGGGTGCGATGGTCGCGGGCGCCAAGTACCGCGGTGAGTTCGAGGAACGGCTGAAGACCGTCCTGGCGGAGATCAAGTCCAGCGAGGGCCGGATCATCACCTTCATCGACGAGCTGCACACGGTCGTCGGCGCGGGCGCCGGCGGCGACTCGTCCATGGACGCGGGCAACATGCTCAAGCCGATGCTGGCTCGCGGCGAGCTGCGGATGGTCGGCGCGACCACCCTCGACGAGTACCGCGAGCGGATCGAGAAGGACCCGGCACTGGAGCGGCGCTTCCAGCAGGTGCTGGTCGCCGAGCCGACCGTCGAGGACACGGTGGCGATCCTGCGCGGGCTCAAGGGCCGCTACGAGGCGCACCACAAGGTCCAGATCGCGGACTCCGCGCTGGTCGCCGCGGCCACCCTGTCCGACCGCTACATCACCTCCCGCTTCCTGCCAGACAAGGCCATCGACCTCGTCGACGAGGCCGCGTCCCGGCTCCGCATGGAGATCGACTCCTCCCCGCTGGAGATCGACGAGCTCCAGCGCGCCGTCGACCGCCTCAAGATGGAGGAGCTGGCGCTCAAGAACGAGACCGACGCCGGTTCGCTCCAGCGCCTGGAGAAGCTGCGCAAGGACCTCGCCGACAAGGAGGAGGAGCTGCGCGGTCTGACCGCCCGCTGGGAGAAGGAGAAGCAGAGCCTCAACCGCGTCGGCGAGCTCAAGGAGCGGCTCGACGAACTGCGCGGCCAGGCCGAGCGGGCCCAGCGCGACGGCGACTTCGACACCGCCTCCAAGCTGCTCTACGGCGAGATCCCGGACGTCGAGCACGAGCTGGAGGCGGCGGCCGCCGCCGAGGCCGAGCAGGAGGCGTCCAAGGAGTCCATGGTCAAGGAGGAGGTCGGCCCGGACGACATCGCGGACGTGGTCGGTGCCTGGACCGGCATCCCGGCCGGCCGCCTGTTGGAGGGCGAGACCCAGAAGCTGCTGCGGATGGAGGAGGAACTCGGCAAGCGGCTGATCGGCCAGGCCGAGGCCGTGCGGTCGGTGTCGGACGCGGTGCGCCGTACCCGCGCCGGAATCGCCGACCCGGACCGGCCCACCGGCTCGTTCCTCTTCCTGGGCCCGACCGGTGTCGGCAAGACGGAGCTGGCCAAGGCGCTCGCGGACTTCCTCTTCGACGACGAGCGGGCGATGGTCCGCATCGACATGTCGGAGTACGGCGAGAAGCACTCGGTCGCCCGGCTCGTCGGCGCGCCGCCCGGCTACGTCGGCTACGAGGAGGGCGGCCAGCTCACCGAGGCGGTCCGCCGGCGGCCGTACAGCGTGATCCTGCTCGACGAGGTGGAGAAGGCGCACACCGAGGTCTTCGACATCCTGTTGCAGGTCCTCGACGACGGCCGGCTCACGGACGGCCAGGGCCGCACCGTCGACTTCCGCAACACGCTGCTCATCCTGACCTCCAACCTCGGCTCCGCCTACCTCATGGACCCGCTCATGAAGGAGGAGCAGAAGAAGGAGAAGGTGCTGGAGACGGTCCGCGCGTCCTTCCGCCCCGAGTTCCTCAACCGCCTCGACGACGTGGTGGTCTTCCACCCGCTGGGCGCCGAGGAGCTGCAGCGGATCGCCCGGATCCAGCTGGCCCACCTCCAGCGGCGGCTCGGCGACCGCCGGCTGACCCTGGACGTCACCGACCGCGCCCTGGCCTGGCTCGCCTGGCTCGGCCACGAACCGGTGATCGACGCCCCGGCCCCCGACATGTCCTACGGCGCCCGCCCGCTGCGCCGCCTGGTCCAGACGGCCATCGGCGACCAGCTGGCCCGGGCCATCCTGGCCGGCGAGGTCCTGGACGGGGACACCGTCCGGGTGGACGTGGACGGGGACGGCCTGTCGGTGGAGGTGCCCGGTCGCGGCACGTCCTGACCCGCGCGTCCCGCCGGGGTTGCCACGACGGGGCCGATGTGGGGGAGGATGGCAGTGACCATACGAAGGGAATTCCACGGTGAGCATCGACCCGTCCTCGATTCCGAATTTCGGGGGCCAGCCCGAACCCGAGCCGTCGGGGCCTGATGGTCCCGTCGTGCCAGACCAGGACCTGGTCAAGCAGCTCCTCGACCAGATGGAGCTGAAGTACGTAGTCGACGAGGAGGGTGACCTCGCCGCCCCGTGGGAGCAGTTCCGCACGTACTTCATGTTCCGGGGCGAGGAGGAGCAGCAGATCTTCTCCGTCCGCACGTTCTACGACCGTGTCCACGGCATCGATGAGAAGTCGAAGCTGCTGGAGGCGATCGACGACTGGAACCGCCGGACGCTGTGGCCCAAGGCCTACACCCACACCCATGACGACGGCACGGTCCGTCTGATCGGTGAGGCATCGATGCTGATCGGCACCGGCGTCTCGCTCGAACACTTCGTGTCGAGCACGGTCAGCTGGATTCGCGCGTCGATCGAATTCGACAAGTGGGTCGTCGAGCAGCTCGGCCTGGAGGCCGAGATCGAAGGCGACTCCGACGAGAAGCCGGGCGACGGCGAGGCGTAACCGCCCGTACGTCCCCACCCACCCGGCTGCGCGGGCCCGAGGAGCGAAGGCTCCCCGGGCCCGCGTCCGTCGTGCCGGGCCCGGCGGCTAGCCGCTCGCGAGGGCCTTCAGCCGGCCCGCCGCCTCCTGGAGGACCTCGATGCTCTTGCAGAAGGCGAAGCGCACGAACGGGGCGCCCTCGTCCTTGTGGTCGTAGAAGACCGCGTTGGGGATGGCGACGACGCCGGCGCGCTCGGGCAGCGCCCGGCAGAAGGCGAAGCCGTCGGTCTCGCCGAGGGGCCGGATGTCGGTGGTGATGAAGTACGTGCCGGTGGGGCGGAAGACCTGGAAACCGGCGTCGGCGAGGCCGGCGGCCAGCACGTCGCGCTTGGTGCGCAGATCGTCCCGCAGGCCGGTGAAGTAGCTGTCGGGGAGGGCGAGGGCCTCGGCGACGGCGTACTGGAAGGGGCCGGCGGAGACGTACGTCAGGAACTGCTTGGCCGAGCGGACGGCGGCGACCAGTTCCGCCGGTGCGGTGATCCAGCCGACCTTCCAGCCGGTGAAGGAGAAGGTCTTGCCGGCCGAGCTGATGGTGACGGTGCGCTCGCGCATCCCGGGGAAGGACGCGAGCGGCAGGTGCCCGCCCTCGAAGACCAGGTGTTCGTACACCTCGTCGGTGACGACCAGGAGGTCGCGTTCCACGGCCAGCCGGGCGATGGCGGAGAGCTCCTCGTGGGTGAGGACGGTGCCGGTGGGGTTGTGCGGGGTGTTGAGCAGGATGAGGCGGGTGTTCTCGGTGATCGCGTCGCGCAGCTCGTCGAGGTCGAGGCGGTAGCTGCCGGACTCCGCGTGCGGACGCAGGGTCACCGGGACCCGCCGGCCGCCCGCCATCGCGATGCACGCGGCGTACGAGTCGTAGTACGGCTCCAGGGCGATGACCTCGTCGCCCGGTTCGAGCAGGGCGAGCAGCGAGGCCGCGATGGCCTCGGTGGCGCCGGCGGTGACCAGGACCTCGGTCTCGGGGTCGTAGGAGAGGCCGAGGTGGCCGTAGAAGCGCTCCTGGTGGGCGGCGACGGCGGCGCGCAGTTCGGGGATGCCGGGGCCGGGCGGGTACTGGTTCCCACGGCCGTCGCGCAGCGCGCGCACCGCCGCCTCCCGGACCTCCTCGGGCCCGTCGGCGTCGGGGAAGCCCTGACCGAGGTTGAGGGAGCCGGTCCGTACGGCGAGCGCCGACATCTCGGCGAAGATCGTGGTGCCGAATTCGGCGAGGCGACGATTGAGCAGCGGTCGGTCCATGCGCGCCATCCTCCGCCGAACCTCTGGAGTTCCTCAACTGTGCTTTGAGACTCCGGAGCCGGGGCATCAGCCCCGCACCAAGGACAGTGACGGCCGCCGACGGTGGCGGACCGGCGGCACGGGACGGTGCCGCAGGGCGCCCCGGGTGCCGGTCCGGAGCGGCGGTCCCGCTCCGGTGGCGCACCGGGTGCCGGACGGAGCGATGCTCCCCACTGCCTGAAGGGCGTGGGAGGGACCTCCACGCTGCGGGGGAGCGAAAGGAGTGTGAGGCAGATGGGGATCGTGGCATTCCTGGTGATCTGCGCGGCGGTGATCGGGCTGGTGGCCCTGGCTTCGCGGAGCGGCACCGGCGGGCGGAAGGGCCGCGGGTACCGCGGTGCCGCCGGCGGGGGCAGTTGGTGGGCCGGCGGCGGCGGTGGTTCCTCGTGCGGAGGCGGCGGCCACCACGGGGGCGGACACCACGGTGGCGGGCACTCGTGCGGCGGCGGCTCCTCCTGCGGGGGCGGCGGCTGCGGCGGGGGTGGCGGTGGCGGCGGTGGCTGCGGCGGAGGTTCCTGAACCGGACGCGCGGCAGCTCCGGGCGGCGGCTCGCGGAACCGGTCGGAGCGGCCGCTCAACGGCACACATGACGGGGGCTCTTGCCCTTGTGCATATGCGGCCCGGAGGGGGCCGGCAGGGAGGCCGAAACCCGTCGGGCCGCGTGTCGTTGAACAGATGAACTGCCTGGCCCTCTAGGGGATGGAAACCCGGAGAAGATGGGTAAAAACGCTGTGGCTGAGTGGGCTTTCATGATTCCCTCTCCCTAGAGAATTCCCCCACGTTCTCCGATTCCCACGTGGGCACGAGCCGGCAGGCAGACGTACATTCCTGATCCTTCACGGGCGGGCCGGCCCACCATTCCACTGCGTGCTTGCGGAGCCGACCCATGCTCACCACTCTGAAGACGGCGTACACCGATACCCGCGCATCCGACCTGGCCTGGGCGCTGGGCAGGGAACCCCTGCCGGCCCTGGCCGTACTCGACCTCCAACTCCACGGCGCACACGTGCAGTTGAGACTCCTCGGCGCCTCTCACCAAGTGCTTCTCGAAGAAGAGCACGGGACGTGCTCCGAGACGGTCGCCTGCATGCCGGGCAGCAGCACCCC
The sequence above is a segment of the Streptomyces lydicus genome. Coding sequences within it:
- a CDS encoding pyridoxal phosphate-dependent aminotransferase; the protein is MDRPLLNRRLAEFGTTIFAEMSALAVRTGSLNLGQGFPDADGPEEVREAAVRALRDGRGNQYPPGPGIPELRAAVAAHQERFYGHLGLSYDPETEVLVTAGATEAIAASLLALLEPGDEVIALEPYYDSYAACIAMAGGRRVPVTLRPHAESGSYRLDLDELRDAITENTRLILLNTPHNPTGTVLTHEELSAIARLAVERDLLVVTDEVYEHLVFEGGHLPLASFPGMRERTVTISSAGKTFSFTGWKVGWITAPAELVAAVRSAKQFLTYVSAGPFQYAVAEALALPDSYFTGLRDDLRTKRDVLAAGLADAGFQVFRPTGTYFITTDIRPLGETDGFAFCRALPERAGVVAIPNAVFYDHKDEGAPFVRFAFCKSIEVLQEAAGRLKALASG